The genomic segment TTCAGCTTCTTCATGTGGGACTTTTACTTGCTCCCACTTCCCTGTCCATGGGTCTTTTACCCATAACCATTCCCAACCGCCCGGGATCTCTTCCCACTTTCCTCTTATATCCCTTGCTCCTCTTatatctcctccctcccctttcccgcCAAACTCTTCCCGGGCTTCTGTGCCCCGGTTAACTCTTTCAGCGCCTCCACCAGGTCACTGGTATCTACCCCTTTGTCGTTACACCCCTTTCCTTCAGGTACCGCTTCCAACTCCACGGTATCTACCTGTTTGTCTTCTCGTCTAGacggggaaggaggaggggaggtcTGGCTAGACTGAACCCGCGAcaggagcgacggcactcctacatatGCCTCTTGGCTGGGGGCCTCACAAACACTAGATCATATTATACGTCTGCTAAGTTCAGCACTGTCAGCTTGGCTTGGTTGCTGCTCTGCTTATCTTCAGAAGAGATCTCCTCTTCCCTGCTCAATTACTTgagggttatttatttaaaagatttttaatgtatttttcagaACATGTTCCTCTCAGAAGGTAGTTTACAAAAATCCAAACCCCAGAAAACAAGAATAACAGCTATAACTGTTGGAGTTTATTTACAGCATTGCATGATGTCtttagtttgagtgactgggagggattttcTGAGCTGGGATGATTGTTTATCTACCCAACACAAACTAAACATTCCTTCCAGTTTTTGAAATtcagagagtcccacctctctgctgagtgttctatccctatCTCTCATTGTTTGGTGGCAgtggtttgttgctgttgatctgttaaaTTGGTTGCTAGAatgtgtgtgcagtaaagaaagcagtatatacaAGTAGGTGATTTCaaataactgtaagtaaagaagtACCGCATTTTTAcaagtgtctcagagtgaatCATTGAAACTTTAAGTGTTAGTTGATGAGAAGGAGGTGGACTctgagcaatgttccctctaattgtcATTTCTACTGCATGGGAACCTCACCCGtctgcatgtgggggggggggcagggattcATCCGAAACCAGGAAGCAAACAGGCATTGATCCTGGTTGCTGCTGTGCAGCACTGATGGAGTTTTCTGCACcagggaatttgaagctattctcctttgtggatctctgtacttagATTGTGTAGCAAAAAGTGAATTTTACTAGAGGTTTTAAATtctgaaacaataacatactttaCCATTTTATAACTGAGGCCAGtggaatatttaaaataagaattaGATTGACcttgttattcatttattttgaaatatttattcattatatttatttGTCAAAATTATTTTCATCAGCCCATGAATGCCTCCAAAGCAATTTACAATCAAAGAAATATAGAAACGTTCCTTAAAAGCCAGATAACAAACAACTAATTGTGAAAGTCAACATTATTTTATAGCAGGTCAGCAACACTTAAAGCCAATGTTAGAACATTTAAATCCACTTTTAGAAGCCAAACAGCACATGAATCAAAAATATTTTGTAGCCTCCAGAAGCTCATAAAGAGTGGGTCCAGCAGCCTGACTTCCTTTGGAAAGGAGTTCCGCAACCAAGGTGCAGCTACCAAAGAGGTCCTGTCTCAGGTACTCACCTGTGTACCTTGACAAGGTTGTGAGACATGAGACAGGGCCTACATTGAAAGATCTGAAATTCCGTGGAGGCACATACAGAAAGAGGCAGTTTTTCAGATACAGATAGATACCCTGGTCCACAGCCTTTTAGGTCTTTGAAGATAAAAACCAGCACCATGAATTGTGTTCAGAAGCAAACTGGAAGCCAGTGTGATTGTTTCATGATATGCAGCATATGGTCTCTAGCACACACACCAGACACTAGTCTAGGCACCGTGTATTGTATTAGCTGTagcttctgaacacttttcagGGCAGATCCATGCAGAGCTAGAGTCTAGATAACCAGAAAATAATGCGGGCATAAATCACTGAGACTAAACCCATCTTTCTGGGGAACAGGTGTAGCCGGCACACCAACCAAAGCTGGGCAGAGCCTGACTGCAGCTGGCATATGGTCCTCCACTAGCATAGCTGGGCAATGGAAGCTGGTGATTGATTTTATGGGGGCACTGAACCTGCTTGAGGCTTTTGTCCAGATTTTACAGGAGCTATTCAAGGTGTTTGATCCTGTCCTCCAAATAGGTTCAGTGTCTTGATTTGCTCCtttaaagttcaaactaaaactAGGAGTGGATTTACCTCCATGAAATCCCAGTCACCAGCAGCCACAGCTTTTGGATCCAGGAGTAACCCCATACTGCAAGCATAATCCTTTAGATTTAGCAAGATTAAGGCATTTCTTCTGACCAGTAGGGTTTGTTTTATCTAGATTAAGCCTCTATTTGTTAATTTTCATCCAATCCACCACAAAGTCCAGACAGGGACTCAGagtatgggtccccccccccctcatcatcatcatcatcatcatcatcatcatcatcatcatcatcatcatcatcatcatctactactactactactactactactactgctgctgctgctgctgctgctgctgctgctgctgctctttcagAGAAATGCACTAAAAGTCATAACTGTTCATtagatttatataaaaatatcaaAGTAAAAGTGACATATTCTATTGAGAAAGCAATTAGTTTATAGCTGAGCATTTCACACTTCTACATGCACAGAGAATTTGTTATATAGAGTGAGATATGGGAAACCAACATGTTTACAATCATTTGATTGACTCCATGTTCAAAATGAAATTTGATATGATTAGAATAAACTGTACTTTCCCCCTGTGCACTGCCTGTTTTTGCAGAAATGAAACGAGTTTAGAATTCACAAATGATTAACCAATCAAGTGCGCAATCTCTGTCATGCCATTTGCCATCTGGATGCATTTCTACACAGTCTTCATTGCCTTTACTATTTGGTTCTCCTTGCGCCCAGTTTGAGTACTCTATGACGCTGCCATTCTGATCCACAAACTTGTCTTCTTCTGCCATGTCGGTGATTCCAAGAAGAGCTTTTGCATTATGCCATGTCACTATTTGTTGGATGGCACTGTTCTCGGCAGCATCCCTTGGCACAGCAAGCGTGCTGCCCATGTGCGAGCAGCTGGCACGTCCAGCATCGTAGTCACCCCTGGTGCCATCTGTTTTGAATATCTTTTTCCCGACAATCACACCATGAGGGGTAAGGAGAACTGGGAGGAGACAGAATTGCAGGGCATTCAGATCTTAGGCTTACTTTTGGCCTTCCAATCTCATGCACATTGATGGGAAGGGAGGCACTGCAAATCTCAGTGAAAGCAGAAAGATTATAGATACTCAGTAATGCAGCTATGTTCTTGTGCAGCAGAGGAAACCAacgttctacaaggcaattctaaaaatggaggcagcttTGGATCCGCACCAAATACTGTATGGCACAGATGTAGCCAACAGTGTATTCCTTCTGTGTGCCAGATTTGGCGAgggttttgttggggggggggtgtctgctttttaaaaagttaaaatttaaactgtTTTAGCCCccagattggaaaaaaaataaggtgAGCCTAAATGTTGCcagatttaaaatactgtagctcATATAAATCGAAAAGACCAATCTTGGTTATCCTAAAAGAAAATGGTTGGCTCCATAATTCACACATGTGAAAAAGCAGtcctgacaattactttgtgtttggatgGAAAGTGGTTAATTGAGGggaaaaagaagtcagcttctgggattttcccttgcttggtttcCCTTTGGGAATGATAGTGAGCCCAAGAGCCATCTTGACAGATGCCATGAGTGTTGAcaacatccaggctgccctttgcgatTTAAAGTCTGGTACTGTATCCTTGTTACTGTTGGCAATGCAgggacaatattgtgcagcaatattgggccattttgaATCTgaatgcagaagcacaatatcccaaattcataaaccagaagttttCTTAAGGACTGAAGTCTCAACTAGGGCTGAAAGAGTTACAGCTGGACTCAAACACAGTTACATTTCAAGCAAGCAGACATAAGTCAATCATTAATTTTACGAGCACTTGTTTTgatctttgttttgtaatttcttACAGTTATGGCAATGTTAGCAGGACACTTCTACTCCTGCCATGTATTCAAATGAAAAGAGTGTTTTGTATGCAAAGCAGTCTGTAATAACTTACACACATGTGTAAGTGTTGGTGTGTGGATAATCAGAATCATAGCTGGTTCGTGAGTGGAACAGACCTCCTTATTTTCAGGTGGGGTGCTGTTCCTTTAGTTCACAAACTGCTTCACAGGAAAGTCTCTGGCACCTTCCCAAAGAGACCAGCTTTTTAGTCCTTCAGCTAACTGGACAGATTAGACTCTGTGGGTCACAGTTGCTCTTTAGCCTTCAGTACCAGCTTCACTCTGAATATTCTCAGCTGACCTAACaggccaattgaaacacattttgTCCTATAAATCCTGAACATTTATGCCCCTCCCAAATTAAGCAACTCGACCTTCTGGATGACCACTCAGTCACCTTTGCTTTCTCCCTTTTATTTCGAACCTGGTCATGGACTGTCTTAGACCACATCATTTCTCTCTGACTCATCGAACTGTGTTATCTTGCTCCAGAACACAATTACTGGCCCACCTTTTATCTCAGTATGCCTTTGCAGGAACAACATTTCCCCAGCTGAGATTAGATTTTAATCTGAGATGGGTATGACAGTGTGAAAGCGACATATAACATTATAGTCAGAAGGTGTATCCCGAGAAGCATCATCTCAAGGATAACATTTCAGTGGAGGGAATACACACATTACTTTACCAGTCATCAAGTACAGGAAaattatgtgcatgcatgtgaaaaTCCATCCCTAAGTCTGATTCCATTCCTTGTAACACTTGGTAAATTGAGGATTGCTCCAAATTGCATTTTGTCCTATAGTGAAGAAGCCATCTGACTGATCATCAATGCATTCAAATGGCCATTTATGAAACATTTATTTAATGGAACCTTGGCAGTTgccctagcagttcgaaagcatgtaaatgcgagtagataaataggtaccacctcgatgggaagttaacggtgttctgtgtctagtcgcgctggccacgtgaccatggaaactgtctatggacaaacgctggctgtatggcttggaaacagggatgagcactgcaccctagaatcagacacgactggactaaatgtcaatgggaacctttacctttacctttaccggcAGTGGCCTAGTAACAACCCAATAATGTTTGGGATGGGCATTCCATGGAGAACAATTGGGTAAGTATAGATGGGTGTTACAGTATAGCCATCAGCGGATTGGGATAAATAAATGATTTACTTAAGCAGCCCAGCTAGATAGAAGACTCTCTGTCTACTGCTATGTCAGTACAAGTCATTGTTCTGGGTATGCCTCCTTTGATTAAGACAGGaatgtaaatcttcacttattACATTCTCGCAGTTTCCAGAGAAGTAGTTGTGCTAGTCCATCTCAGAATACTAGCACAAAGAAAGTGGGAGAGGCAAAATATTGCAGCAGTTGTAGACGAAAAGATTTGTTTCAAAATgggcttttgtggattacagtgcacttcttcagacacaaggaaTGCCAATACAGGTCCCCTTTATTTATTCCCATGACATTGAGAATCATGGTCACTTGAGGACATGGATAATGGAGaaaatcttttcttcttctttgttggtGTCGGAAAGGCTGCCATACAATTAATACATTTATCAGATAGTTCAGGTCTTCCATGGTACATATTTAAGGACATAgagtacactgacataggtgGAGAAGTTGCTTACTCTTCACTACACTCACAAAGGCTTGTGTTGCTGCAAACTGCACTCCCATTTTCTTAGTTTCACATgggttctgccaactccactcCATTGGGCGCAGATAAGATACAAAGAGACAGATTTTTGTCAACACAGGAAGGGACTATTATGGGGTTAAGTAGATCTGCTAATTAACAGCATGATAATCCAGTTCTCACATTACAAACCATTGTCACTTTATCTAACTCTCACCCTCCACAAGGAGACAAATATAGGGAATATTTGTTGGGACTCCTTGTGAAGAAGTACATGTGAATTATGAAAGCTCACTCTGAAATTAATCTGTTCATCTTTAAATTGCTGCAAtatttttcactttctctttcctcctgcttTATTTTTGCCCAAATtatagaaaaggagaaggaatttATGATCAGAGATTGTATACTATGTTGCTCCAAAATTCAAACATTGACTACATTGGGATCAAATTAGTTAATCAcatagaaaatgttttaaagaaatattacagatggcattttaaaactggaaaatactTTGATCGTGAGGCATGTATACTGAGATATTAAATATGCATGATCATAATAGTGACAATGTTAATAAGATTAAGAGGCCAATCCCAGTTTGATGACACAGGAGctgataaataaaaatcagaggGGGAAGGTACTTGCTGAATGAATAATAGAAGTCAATTAGTTTAAGATAGATATAATTAACATATAAAGCAATAtgactaatatactataagcacATTTGGCCAGACATGAAACCTAAGGTTAGACATGGGTATGTGATTTATAAATTTTAGAAATtatgataaataataatattggatgttttgttttaaggcatgtatatggaaatatcaaatatgtATGAACTATAAGAAGGATTATGCTGAAAAGATTAGATACATAGTTTATggtatataagaatggagatcattAAGGAATGAACAGGCCTGTGTGGACATTATGGTGgataagaaattttaaagaggaaatgaggaatgtgtATGACaagagacagatggatggaaatgcagatgaaagaatttaaatcatttattaCAAATTTAGGATGTTTAGATACTTAATTAGGTATATAAAATAgtgatgtggaatataacatgtgcagatgcacacggatatattatttctgtagtcagaacttctataatagataagctggtatgagAAATACCTCCCCATCTATATGTTTGTCttgttagtcttgtatgttttgttagttttatgtgttattgttttgtaggtatttctgttgttgtttgctgtAGGTATGTatgctataaaaataataaaatatttttaaaaatatttttcttcccttAGGTGAGATTTGAAAGTTTCTGGgtgcttctttttaaagcatttttgcaCTTTTTTCAGAAAAAATGCAAAGGTGATAGTTGTGTAAACAGCTTGTATTTCACACTATGCACAACATTTGTTTACACaaaatcttatattttaaaaatag from the Pogona vitticeps strain Pit_001003342236 chromosome 3, PviZW2.1, whole genome shotgun sequence genome contains:
- the LOC110083686 gene encoding pulmonary surfactant-associated protein D isoform X3 encodes the protein MLLLLVLSPLFLGVSMQRTTTLATRGVLRGWFPNACTLVICAPPETEERDQGLPAVQELQGVKEDINNSEFERLETQIRDLQTQLDILKASVIKTQQVLLTPHGVIVGKKIFKTDGTRGDYDAGRASCSHMGSTLAVPRDAAENSAIQQIVTWHNAKALLGITDMAEEDKFVDQNGSVIEYSNWAQGEPNSKGNEDCVEMHPDGKWHDRDCALDWLIICEF